In Paenibacillus sp. FSL M7-0420, a single genomic region encodes these proteins:
- the rfbB gene encoding dTDP-glucose 4,6-dehydratase — MKLLITGGAGFIGSNFVIYMLQQHSDYQIVNVDALTYAGNLENLKSVENHPNYTFVKADITDVAAMDKLIGDGVDVVVNFAAESHVDRSILEPEVFVKTNVLGTQVLLDAAKKYSVSKFVQVSTDEVYGSLGATGLFTEETPLTPNSPYSASKAGGDLLVRAYHETFGLPVNITRCSNNYGPYQFPEKLIPLMISRALADQALPVYGDGMNIRDWLYVEDHCSAIDLVIHEGVNGEVYNIGGNNERTNVHIVNTVLQELGKPDSLISYVQDRPGHDRRYGIDPTKITNELGWKPKHTFETGIKETIQWYLNNKEWWTRIQSGEYQKYAALQYGTRLGDSL, encoded by the coding sequence ATGAAACTCCTAATCACCGGCGGAGCCGGCTTCATCGGCAGCAACTTTGTAATCTACATGCTGCAGCAACACTCTGATTACCAGATCGTCAATGTGGATGCGTTGACGTATGCGGGGAATCTGGAGAACTTGAAATCTGTTGAGAATCATCCGAACTACACGTTTGTGAAGGCGGACATTACTGATGTAGCGGCGATGGATAAGCTGATCGGTGACGGTGTAGATGTAGTGGTTAACTTTGCTGCCGAGTCTCACGTAGACCGGAGTATTCTGGAGCCTGAAGTGTTCGTGAAGACGAACGTGCTGGGCACTCAAGTGCTGCTGGATGCGGCTAAGAAATATAGTGTGTCTAAGTTCGTTCAAGTGTCCACGGATGAGGTCTATGGATCGCTTGGCGCTACAGGCCTGTTCACGGAAGAGACACCGCTGACGCCGAACAGCCCGTATTCTGCAAGTAAAGCAGGCGGAGACTTGCTCGTGCGTGCTTATCATGAAACCTTTGGGTTGCCGGTTAACATTACCCGTTGCTCGAACAACTATGGTCCTTATCAGTTCCCGGAGAAGCTGATTCCGTTGATGATCTCCCGTGCGCTGGCTGATCAGGCGTTGCCTGTATACGGTGACGGAATGAATATCCGTGACTGGCTGTATGTTGAGGATCACTGCAGCGCAATTGATCTGGTTATTCATGAAGGCGTGAATGGTGAAGTGTACAATATCGGCGGCAACAATGAGCGGACGAATGTGCATATCGTGAATACTGTGCTTCAAGAGCTCGGCAAGCCAGATTCGCTGATTTCATATGTTCAGGATCGTCCCGGGCATGACCGCCGTTATGGCATTGATCCAACGAAGATTACGAATGAGCTGGGCTGGAAGCCTAAGCACACATTCGAAACCGGCATTAAGGAAACTATTCAATGGTATCTGAACAACAAAGAATGGTGGACCCGCATTCAGTCTGGCGAATACCAGAAATATGCCGCTCTCCAGTACGGTACCCGTCTGGGGGATTCCCTGTAA